One genomic window of Moorella glycerini includes the following:
- a CDS encoding ABC transporter ATP-binding protein: protein MAIIEARNLTKVYGRQTACREICLSVEEGQIFGLLGPNGAGKSTLVKMLVGLVYPTAGEARVAGYSPQDIRGRRQVGFLPENFRLHGWLKGEELLTFHARLAGLDGRAASRRAAEVLELVGLAGEGQKLVANYSKGMQQRLGLAAALVGDPRVVFLDEPTSALDPLGRRQVRQILLALKEAGKTVFLNSHLLSEVEQVCDRVAIINRGMVVASGRLVELQSGPATVAIRLDGLTGELVAELRRRYPDLQLEADRLTLALGDQEEIADLVARLVAGGCRIYEVTPGHNSLEDVFVHLVREGEQVCG, encoded by the coding sequence ATGGCCATTATTGAAGCCCGGAACCTGACCAAAGTATACGGCCGGCAAACGGCCTGCCGGGAGATCTGCCTTTCCGTGGAGGAAGGGCAGATCTTCGGCCTTTTAGGCCCCAACGGCGCCGGCAAGAGCACCCTGGTGAAGATGCTGGTGGGCCTGGTCTACCCCACGGCCGGGGAGGCCCGGGTGGCCGGCTACTCACCCCAGGACATCAGGGGCCGGCGCCAGGTGGGTTTTTTACCGGAGAACTTCCGCCTCCACGGCTGGCTCAAAGGGGAAGAGCTCTTAACCTTTCACGCCCGGCTGGCGGGCCTGGACGGCAGGGCCGCCAGCCGACGGGCCGCCGAGGTCCTGGAACTGGTGGGCCTGGCCGGGGAGGGCCAGAAGCTGGTGGCCAATTACAGCAAGGGGATGCAGCAGCGCCTGGGCCTGGCTGCCGCCCTGGTGGGCGACCCGCGGGTGGTCTTCCTGGACGAGCCCACCTCGGCCCTGGACCCCCTGGGTCGCCGCCAGGTGCGCCAAATCCTCCTGGCCCTGAAGGAGGCCGGCAAGACCGTCTTTTTAAACAGCCACCTACTGAGCGAAGTGGAACAGGTCTGCGACCGGGTGGCCATCATCAACCGGGGCATGGTGGTGGCCAGCGGCCGGCTGGTGGAACTGCAGTCCGGCCCGGCGACGGTCGCCATCAGGTTGGATGGCCTGACAGGAGAACTGGTGGCGGAACTACGCCGTCGTTACCCGGACCTGCAACTGGAAGCTGACCGGCTGACCCTGGCCCTGGGTGACCAGGAGGAGATCGCCGATCTGGTGGCCCGGCTGGTGGCCGGGGGTTGCCGCATCTACGAAGTGACGCCCGGCCATAATTCCCTGGAGGACGTCTTCGTCCACCTGGTACGGGAGGGGGAGCAGGTATGTGGCTGA
- a CDS encoding ABC transporter permease — protein sequence MWLMAAFTFREAWRKKVVLVAGVLTLAFLILYGTGLHFIARDMVNTANPAANARSYFAMMQSITLFVMGIYLASFLVAGLAILAAVGSIAGEIENGTLYTLAVRPLSRRDLLLGKFLGLAAMLVIYAALFFLALASLVYRQTGLVIPGLAPALGLFTLEPLVLLAVTMLGTTRLTTLGNGVLAFALYAIAVVGGMMEQIGALMESTAAVYTGVVTSLILPADAIYRRLVATVVDRMPVGNGQDVPYFINPQSMLGPFGSQSTPSDWMLLYTVAYIVVLLAAAVYSFNRRDI from the coding sequence ATGTGGCTGATGGCCGCCTTTACCTTCCGGGAAGCCTGGCGCAAGAAAGTCGTCCTGGTGGCCGGCGTCCTGACCCTGGCCTTCCTGATCCTCTACGGTACCGGCCTGCACTTTATTGCCAGGGACATGGTGAATACGGCCAATCCCGCTGCCAATGCCAGGAGTTACTTTGCCATGATGCAATCAATTACCCTCTTTGTCATGGGGATCTACCTGGCCAGCTTCCTGGTGGCCGGCCTGGCTATCCTGGCCGCCGTAGGCAGCATTGCCGGGGAGATCGAAAACGGCACCCTGTACACCCTGGCAGTACGACCCCTCTCCCGCCGCGACCTGCTCCTGGGTAAATTCCTGGGCCTGGCGGCCATGCTGGTTATCTACGCCGCCCTCTTTTTCCTGGCCCTGGCCAGCCTGGTATACCGGCAGACGGGCCTGGTCATCCCCGGGCTGGCGCCGGCCCTGGGCCTCTTTACCCTGGAACCCCTGGTCCTCCTGGCCGTGACCATGCTGGGGACCACCAGGCTCACCACCCTGGGTAACGGCGTCCTGGCCTTCGCCCTCTACGCCATAGCAGTAGTCGGGGGCATGATGGAACAGATTGGCGCCCTGATGGAGAGTACCGCTGCCGTTTATACCGGCGTGGTCACCAGCCTCATCCTGCCGGCGGACGCCATCTACCGGCGGCTGGTGGCGACGGTAGTGGACCGGATGCCCGTAGGTAACGGCCAGGACGTTCCCTACTTTATCAATCCCCAGTCGATGCTGGGTCCCTTCGGCAGTCAATCTACCCCCAGCGACTGGATGCTTCTTTATACCGTTGCCTATATTGTGGTCCTGCTGGCGGCGGCGGTTTACAGCTTTAACCGGCGGGATATTTAA
- the ftsY gene encoding signal recognition particle-docking protein FtsY, with product MSLFSKLKEGLNKTRQNLTQRLGALLAGSSRLDDDFFDELEEILLTADVGARTSMELVERLRREIKDRKITDPAAVGSLLEEEVARMLGEEAPRLSWAPSPPTVILVVGVNGAGKTTTIGKLAYQLGREGKKVILAAADTFRAAAGEQLAIWAGRAGASLIRHQAGADPAAVVYDAIQSARNRRADVVLVDTAGRLQTKTNLMEELKKIRRVMERELPGAPHEVLLVLDATTGQNALSQARLFSEAVGVTGIVLTKLDGTAKGGVVLAIAAEMGIPVKLVGLGEGLDDLKEFQPREFAAALFSGLAGEKEE from the coding sequence TTGAGCCTTTTCAGCAAGCTTAAAGAGGGTTTAAATAAGACGCGGCAGAATTTGACCCAGCGGCTGGGTGCATTGCTGGCCGGCAGCAGCCGGCTGGACGACGATTTCTTTGACGAGCTGGAGGAAATATTGCTGACGGCCGATGTCGGCGCCAGGACCAGCATGGAACTGGTGGAGAGGCTGCGCCGGGAGATCAAGGACCGCAAAATAACCGACCCGGCAGCAGTAGGAAGCCTGTTGGAGGAAGAAGTCGCCCGGATGCTGGGGGAAGAGGCGCCCCGTTTAAGCTGGGCGCCGTCACCGCCAACGGTGATCCTGGTGGTGGGGGTCAACGGCGCGGGGAAAACGACAACCATCGGCAAGCTGGCCTACCAGCTGGGCCGGGAAGGGAAAAAGGTGATCCTGGCGGCAGCCGATACCTTCCGGGCTGCGGCTGGCGAACAGCTGGCCATCTGGGCCGGGCGGGCCGGGGCCAGTTTAATCCGCCACCAGGCCGGGGCAGACCCGGCGGCTGTAGTTTACGATGCTATACAATCGGCCCGCAACCGCCGCGCCGACGTGGTCCTGGTGGATACGGCCGGCCGCCTGCAGACTAAAACCAATCTTATGGAAGAGCTAAAGAAGATCCGCCGGGTCATGGAGCGGGAACTGCCGGGGGCGCCCCATGAGGTGCTCCTGGTCCTGGACGCCACTACCGGCCAGAATGCCCTGTCCCAGGCCAGGCTCTTCAGCGAGGCGGTGGGCGTCACCGGTATCGTCCTGACCAAGCTCGACGGTACGGCAAAAGGCGGCGTGGTCCTGGCCATTGCGGCTGAAATGGGCATCCCCGTCAAGCTGGTGGGCCTGGGCGAAGGCCTGGACGATCTGAAAGAATTTCAACCCCGGGAATTTGCCGCCGCCTTATTCAGCGGCCTGGCGGGGGAGAAGGAGGAATAA
- a CDS encoding amidohydrolase has product MGRILIKDCTIVPISGPVIEEGVIAINDDRLYYVSPAGGLPPGWQADTVIEAGDMVALPGLVNAHTHAAMTLLRSYADDLPLKQWLEEKIWPREAELDREDIYWGTKLALLEMIRSGTTTFADMYFHMDAVAEAVVEAGLRACLSQGLIGFQDSGGQRLATGVSLVKEWQGAGDGRVTTMLGPHAPYTCPPEYLTKVAETAAGLGVGIHIHLAETKGEVADIQARYGATPVALVDKLGLLDLPVLAAHCVHLTTEDIAILAEKKVGVAHCPESNLKLASGVAPVAAMLAAGVTVAIGTDGAASNNNLDMVAETRTAALLAKGITGDPTVVPARQALVMATLNGARALGLEKEIGTLEAGKKADLILVNKHQPHLMPPHDVAANLVYAARGGDVDTVIVNGKILMAAGEVKTLDAGEIYAQVIRRTSKGQKKFHLLPRLRG; this is encoded by the coding sequence GTGGGCAGAATTTTAATCAAGGATTGTACCATTGTCCCAATTAGCGGTCCGGTAATTGAGGAGGGGGTCATCGCCATTAATGACGACCGCCTTTATTATGTCAGCCCGGCAGGAGGGCTGCCGCCAGGCTGGCAGGCGGATACCGTTATCGAGGCCGGGGATATGGTGGCCCTTCCGGGTCTGGTCAACGCCCACACCCACGCGGCCATGACCCTGCTGCGGAGTTACGCCGACGATCTCCCCCTCAAGCAGTGGCTGGAAGAAAAGATCTGGCCCCGGGAAGCAGAGCTCGACCGGGAGGATATTTACTGGGGCACCAAGCTGGCCCTGCTGGAAATGATCCGCTCCGGCACCACCACCTTTGCCGATATGTATTTCCACATGGATGCCGTGGCCGAAGCAGTGGTGGAAGCCGGGCTGCGGGCCTGCCTCAGCCAGGGTCTCATTGGCTTCCAGGACAGCGGCGGCCAGCGCCTGGCAACCGGCGTCAGCCTGGTAAAAGAGTGGCAGGGCGCCGGTGACGGCCGCGTGACCACCATGCTGGGGCCCCATGCCCCCTACACCTGCCCGCCGGAATACCTTACTAAAGTAGCCGAGACGGCAGCCGGCCTGGGGGTGGGCATACATATTCACCTGGCGGAAACGAAGGGAGAGGTGGCAGATATCCAGGCCCGTTACGGGGCCACCCCGGTAGCCCTGGTCGACAAGCTGGGCCTGCTGGACCTGCCGGTCCTGGCCGCCCATTGCGTCCACCTGACCACGGAAGATATTGCCATCCTGGCCGAGAAAAAGGTCGGTGTGGCCCACTGCCCGGAGAGCAACCTGAAGCTGGCCAGCGGCGTGGCCCCGGTGGCGGCGATGCTGGCCGCCGGCGTGACGGTGGCCATCGGTACCGACGGTGCCGCCAGCAACAATAACCTGGACATGGTAGCTGAGACCCGGACGGCGGCCCTGCTGGCCAAAGGGATTACCGGTGACCCCACGGTAGTTCCCGCCCGCCAGGCCCTGGTTATGGCCACCCTGAACGGCGCCAGGGCTCTGGGCCTGGAAAAGGAGATTGGCACCCTGGAGGCCGGGAAAAAAGCCGATCTGATCCTGGTAAACAAGCACCAGCCCCACTTAATGCCGCCCCATGATGTAGCAGCCAATCTGGTTTATGCCGCCCGGGGGGGCGATGTAGATACGGTGATTGTAAACGGGAAAATTCTCATGGCCGCCGGGGAAGTAAAGACCCTGGATGCTGGCGAAATTTACGCCCAGGTAATTAGGAGGACCAGTAAAGGGCAAAAAAAATTCCACCTCCTTCCACGCCTACGAGGTTAG
- a CDS encoding aldo/keto reductase — translation MEYRQLGNTGMKVSELCFGALPMGPRQKNLDVDTCTRIIKRALEGGVNFIDTAQIYETYEPIRRAVHAYDGELIIATKATAATYEDMERAIQEAREKLELDYIHIFHLHAARATERIFEERSGALRCLLDAREKGLIGAVGISTHGVAAVRKAATEKEIDVIFPLVNIKGMGIIDGSRADMLAAIAAAVAAGKGVYLMKALAGGNLLDNYQEAIDFARRVPGIAAVAVGMVSEAEVDYNLRYFNGEDPGKIEIAAKEFAVVETVCSGDGACLKACTNDAITLVNGKARINRAKCLLCGYCTEVCPQFAIRMI, via the coding sequence GTGGAATACCGCCAGCTGGGTAATACGGGGATGAAGGTTTCCGAGCTGTGTTTCGGCGCTTTGCCCATGGGGCCGCGCCAGAAGAACCTCGATGTTGACACCTGTACCAGGATTATCAAAAGGGCCCTGGAGGGCGGGGTTAATTTTATTGATACAGCGCAAATATACGAGACCTATGAACCAATCCGGAGGGCTGTGCACGCCTATGACGGTGAATTAATTATCGCCACCAAGGCCACTGCCGCCACCTATGAGGACATGGAGCGGGCGATCCAGGAGGCCCGGGAGAAGCTGGAACTGGATTATATCCATATTTTCCACCTGCACGCCGCCCGGGCAACGGAGCGAATTTTCGAGGAAAGGTCGGGCGCTTTGCGCTGCCTCCTCGATGCGCGGGAGAAAGGGCTGATCGGGGCTGTGGGTATTTCCACCCACGGCGTGGCGGCCGTGCGGAAAGCGGCCACCGAAAAAGAAATAGATGTTATCTTTCCCCTGGTAAATATCAAGGGCATGGGCATCATCGACGGCAGCCGCGCAGACATGCTGGCCGCCATCGCAGCGGCCGTGGCTGCCGGCAAGGGAGTTTACCTGATGAAGGCCCTGGCCGGGGGCAACCTGCTGGACAACTACCAGGAGGCCATTGACTTTGCCCGCCGGGTACCGGGTATTGCCGCCGTCGCCGTAGGCATGGTCAGCGAGGCGGAGGTGGATTACAACCTGCGCTACTTTAACGGCGAAGACCCGGGGAAAATAGAGATTGCCGCCAAGGAGTTTGCCGTGGTGGAGACCGTCTGCAGCGGCGACGGCGCCTGCCTGAAGGCCTGTACCAACGACGCCATAACTTTAGTTAACGGCAAGGCCAGGATCAACCGCGCCAAATGCCTGCTCTGCGGCTACTGCACCGAGGTGTGCCCGCAGTTTGCCATCAGGATGATCTAG
- the ylxM gene encoding YlxM family DNA-binding protein has translation MLDELARVARLYDFYGPLLTPRQRQWLELHYHHDLSLGEIAEEEGISRQAVYDGLQRAIKALEDYEARLGYLQRELALREQLAAAVRHLENYRHGGGEGELAEASRILQRLLELPEGSTGKN, from the coding sequence ATGCTTGATGAACTGGCCCGGGTGGCGCGCCTCTATGATTTTTACGGCCCCCTTCTCACCCCCAGGCAGAGGCAGTGGCTGGAACTCCACTACCACCATGACCTTTCCCTGGGGGAAATAGCTGAGGAAGAGGGGATCAGCCGGCAGGCTGTCTACGACGGTCTGCAGCGGGCGATCAAGGCCCTGGAGGATTATGAAGCCCGCCTGGGTTACCTGCAGCGGGAACTCGCCCTGCGGGAGCAGCTGGCCGCAGCCGTCAGGCACCTGGAAAACTACCGCCATGGTGGTGGGGAAGGGGAGCTGGCCGAAGCTTCCCGGATCCTGCAGCGGCTCCTGGAACTGCCGGAAGGCAGTACAGGGAAAAATTAA
- the ffh gene encoding signal recognition particle protein, with protein MAVFASLADKLQETFKKLRAKGKLTEADVNTAVREIRLALLEADVNFKVVKDFINRVKERAVGQEVMRSLTPGQQVVKIVHEELTALMGGSESKINWASQPPTVIMLVGLQGAGKTTTAAKLARLVQNQGRRPLLVAADVYRPAAIKQLQVLGEQLKVPVFSMGEGNSPVDIARAAVEHARKFGSNPVILDTAGRLHINEAMMAELAAIKEAVNPQEILLVVDAMTGQDAVQVASAFHQQLGLTGVILTKLDGDTRGGAALSVRAVTGCPIKFTGVGEKTEALETFHPDRLASRILGMGDVLSLIEKAQANFDVEKAKELQRKIRQQEFTLEDFLEQMKQVKKMGPLDEILSMLPGAGKMKQLKDLQIDPKEMLHTEAIIQSMTPEERRNPAIINGSRKKRIAAGSGTRVQDVNRLLRQFEEARKLMQLFGEGGNKKKMKGRLPFPF; from the coding sequence GTGGCCGTTTTTGCTTCCCTGGCCGACAAACTGCAGGAAACTTTCAAGAAGCTGCGTGCTAAAGGTAAGCTCACCGAAGCCGACGTCAACACGGCCGTGCGGGAAATCCGCCTGGCCCTGCTGGAAGCCGACGTCAACTTCAAGGTGGTCAAAGATTTTATCAACCGGGTCAAGGAGCGGGCCGTCGGCCAGGAAGTCATGCGGAGCCTGACTCCGGGCCAGCAGGTGGTTAAGATTGTCCATGAGGAGCTGACAGCCCTCATGGGCGGCAGCGAGAGTAAAATCAACTGGGCCAGCCAGCCGCCCACGGTCATTATGCTGGTGGGCCTGCAGGGCGCCGGCAAGACAACTACGGCTGCCAAACTGGCCCGCCTGGTGCAAAACCAGGGCCGGCGGCCCCTGCTGGTGGCTGCCGATGTTTACCGCCCGGCGGCCATCAAGCAGCTCCAGGTCCTGGGAGAGCAGTTAAAAGTTCCGGTTTTCAGTATGGGAGAAGGAAACAGCCCGGTTGATATTGCCCGGGCGGCGGTGGAGCACGCCCGTAAGTTCGGTAGCAACCCGGTGATCCTGGATACGGCCGGCCGTTTGCATATTAATGAAGCCATGATGGCTGAGCTGGCAGCGATTAAAGAGGCTGTTAATCCCCAGGAGATCCTCCTGGTAGTAGATGCCATGACCGGCCAGGATGCCGTCCAGGTGGCTTCTGCTTTTCACCAGCAACTGGGCCTGACAGGGGTAATACTCACCAAACTGGACGGCGATACCCGCGGCGGCGCCGCCCTGTCCGTCCGGGCGGTTACGGGTTGCCCAATTAAATTTACCGGCGTGGGAGAAAAAACAGAGGCCCTGGAGACTTTCCACCCGGATCGCCTGGCTTCTCGCATCCTGGGGATGGGGGATGTCCTGAGCCTCATCGAAAAGGCCCAGGCCAATTTTGACGTTGAGAAGGCCAAGGAGCTCCAGAGGAAGATTCGCCAGCAAGAGTTTACCCTGGAAGATTTCCTGGAGCAGATGAAACAGGTGAAGAAAATGGGCCCCCTGGATGAAATTTTAAGCATGTTGCCCGGGGCCGGGAAAATGAAGCAGCTAAAGGATCTCCAGATTGATCCCAAAGAGATGCTCCATACTGAAGCCATTATCCAGTCCATGACCCCGGAGGAGAGGCGCAACCCGGCCATCATTAACGGCAGCCGCAAGAAGCGCATCGCCGCCGGTAGCGGTACCCGGGTCCAGGATGTGAACCGCCTGCTGCGCCAGTTTGAAGAAGCCAGGAAACTGATGCAACTTTTCGGTGAAGGCGGTAACAAGAAAAAAATGAAAGGCCGCCTTCCTTTCCCCTTTTAA
- the rpsP gene encoding 30S ribosomal protein S16, with the protein MATKIRLKRMGAKKAPFYRVVVADARSPRDGRVIEEIGYYNPVKQPAEIKVDEDKALRWLGTGAQPSETVRALLKKAGVWQKFVAAREAK; encoded by the coding sequence ATGGCAACCAAGATCCGCCTGAAGCGCATGGGAGCTAAAAAAGCGCCTTTTTACCGGGTGGTAGTGGCCGATGCCCGTTCACCCCGCGATGGCCGGGTGATTGAAGAGATCGGTTATTACAACCCCGTTAAACAACCCGCTGAAATCAAGGTTGATGAGGATAAAGCCCTGCGCTGGCTGGGTACGGGAGCGCAACCTTCAGAAACAGTGCGCGCCCTGTTGAAAAAAGCTGGTGTCTGGCAGAAATTTGTTGCTGCCAGGGAAGCCAAGTAG
- a CDS encoding KH domain-containing protein, whose translation MKELLLTLAQALVDHPDQVSVNQVEGEKSVILELRVAQEDMGKVIGKQGRIARAIRTLVKAAAAHQGKRVVVEIIQ comes from the coding sequence ATGAAAGAATTGTTATTAACCCTGGCCCAGGCCCTGGTAGATCATCCCGACCAGGTCAGCGTCAACCAGGTAGAAGGAGAAAAGTCGGTGATCCTGGAGCTCAGGGTGGCCCAGGAGGACATGGGTAAGGTCATTGGCAAGCAGGGGCGCATCGCCCGGGCCATCCGCACCCTGGTCAAAGCCGCCGCTGCCCACCAGGGCAAGCGAGTAGTGGTGGAGATTATCCAGTAG
- the rimM gene encoding ribosome maturation factor RimM (Essential for efficient processing of 16S rRNA) codes for MGPERIGVGKIVATHGVRGEVKVEPWTDFPGRFRSGTRLLLQQGEEVRPVTVASARSHGRYLILKLAGIDEVGQAVALRGALLQVEPWEVEPLPAGHYYIFQLVGSRVYTSGGDFLGTLTGVLTTGANDVYVVEGAGKKEILIPALKEVVQKIDLARREISVVLPPGLLD; via the coding sequence ATGGGGCCTGAGAGGATCGGCGTCGGTAAAATTGTGGCTACCCACGGCGTCCGGGGGGAGGTAAAAGTTGAACCCTGGACGGACTTTCCCGGTCGCTTCCGGTCCGGGACCAGGCTGCTCCTCCAGCAGGGAGAAGAGGTAAGGCCGGTGACCGTGGCCAGTGCCCGCAGCCATGGCCGCTACCTGATCCTGAAGCTGGCGGGAATTGATGAGGTTGGCCAGGCCGTGGCCTTGCGCGGGGCGCTTCTCCAGGTGGAGCCCTGGGAAGTGGAACCCCTGCCGGCAGGGCATTACTATATATTCCAGTTAGTGGGCAGCCGGGTCTATACTTCCGGTGGCGATTTCCTGGGAACTCTAACCGGGGTGTTAACTACCGGCGCCAATGACGTTTATGTCGTCGAGGGCGCCGGTAAAAAGGAAATCCTCATACCGGCTTTAAAAGAGGTCGTGCAGAAAATTGACCTGGCCAGGAGGGAAATCAGCGTCGTCCTGCCACCGGGTTTGCTGGACTAG
- the trmD gene encoding tRNA (guanosine(37)-N1)-methyltransferase TrmD, which yields MRVDVLTIFPEMFTGFLNTSIIKRAREQGILTVNLVDIRDYARNKHRSVDDYPFGGGPGMVMQAEPIFLAVEALLPGAGAVRPPIILLSPQGEVFNQALASELAGQERLILICGHYEGVDERVRQFLVNREISIGDYVLTGGELPAMVIIDAVTRLLPGVLGDPAGATEDSFAMGLLEYPQYTRPRSFRGLEVPEVLLCGNHEQIRLWRRQQALERTWRRRPDLLAKLELSPEDRRLLADIIRRAGNEDLPGE from the coding sequence TTGCGGGTTGATGTGCTGACCATTTTCCCCGAAATGTTCACCGGGTTTTTAAATACCAGTATCATCAAGCGGGCCCGGGAACAGGGTATTCTAACCGTTAACCTGGTTGATATCCGGGACTACGCCCGGAATAAGCACCGCAGCGTCGACGACTATCCCTTTGGTGGCGGACCGGGGATGGTCATGCAGGCCGAACCCATCTTCCTGGCTGTGGAGGCTTTGTTACCCGGGGCAGGCGCGGTCAGGCCACCCATTATCCTTTTATCGCCCCAGGGCGAAGTCTTTAACCAGGCCCTGGCCAGTGAACTGGCCGGACAGGAACGCTTGATCCTCATTTGCGGCCATTATGAAGGTGTCGATGAAAGGGTCAGGCAGTTCCTGGTAAACCGGGAAATATCGATTGGTGATTATGTCCTGACGGGCGGCGAGCTACCGGCCATGGTGATTATCGACGCCGTTACCCGCCTGTTGCCCGGGGTACTGGGAGATCCGGCAGGGGCCACAGAGGATTCCTTTGCCATGGGCCTGCTGGAATATCCCCAGTATACCCGGCCCCGCTCCTTTCGCGGCCTGGAGGTACCGGAAGTCTTGCTATGTGGAAATCATGAACAGATAAGGCTCTGGCGGCGGCAGCAGGCCCTGGAACGGACCTGGCGACGGCGGCCGGATTTGCTGGCAAAGCTAGAGTTAAGCCCGGAAGACCGGCGCCTCCTGGCGGATATTATCCGCCGAGCCGGGAATGAAGACCTGCCGGGAGAATAA
- the rplS gene encoding 50S ribosomal protein L19, with the protein MNIIEALEKEQMRSDIPDFKPGDTVRVHVKVIEGNRERIQVFEGTVIGRRGRGINETFTVRRVSYGVAVERIFPVHSPRLERIEVVRHGRVRRAKLYYLRGRAGKAARIKEER; encoded by the coding sequence TTGAATATCATCGAGGCCCTGGAAAAAGAACAGATGCGTTCAGATATACCCGACTTCAAACCCGGGGATACGGTACGGGTGCATGTCAAAGTCATTGAAGGTAACCGGGAGCGGATCCAGGTTTTTGAAGGAACGGTCATTGGCCGCCGGGGGCGGGGTATAAATGAAACCTTTACCGTGCGCAGGGTTTCCTATGGTGTGGCGGTGGAAAGGATTTTCCCCGTCCATTCACCGCGTCTTGAGCGCATTGAAGTGGTAAGGCATGGCCGGGTCAGGCGGGCGAAGCTCTACTACCTGCGCGGGCGGGCCGGTAAAGCTGCCCGGATTAAAGAAGAGAGGTAA
- the lepB gene encoding signal peptidase I has product MEESKGSAWWDLLQSLVIAAVLALIIRSFLFTPFYIPSPSMEPTLYPGDRIIVNRLAYRLGEPQRGDVVVFRYPLDPSRDYIKRVVAVGGDTVEARNNVLYINGQPQPMASYLPPGIVYSDFGPIKVPPNSYFMLGDNRNNSADSRVWGTLDRKLIIGKAVLVFWPLNHIGLIR; this is encoded by the coding sequence TTGGAGGAAAGTAAGGGTTCGGCCTGGTGGGATTTACTCCAGTCCCTGGTAATCGCCGCTGTTTTAGCTTTAATCATCCGGAGTTTTCTTTTTACACCTTTTTATATTCCTTCACCGTCCATGGAACCCACCCTTTACCCCGGGGACCGGATTATTGTTAACCGCCTGGCCTACCGCCTGGGGGAACCCCAGCGCGGTGATGTAGTGGTTTTTCGTTACCCCCTTGATCCCAGCCGCGATTATATCAAACGGGTGGTAGCCGTCGGGGGGGATACCGTTGAGGCGCGGAACAATGTTCTCTATATCAATGGCCAGCCCCAGCCAATGGCAAGCTATTTACCGCCGGGGATAGTTTACAGTGACTTTGGCCCTATTAAAGTGCCGCCCAACAGCTACTTTATGCTGGGAGATAACCGTAATAATAGTGCCGACAGCCGGGTATGGGGGACCCTGGACAGGAAGCTGATTATCGGCAAAGCGGTTTTGGTTTTCTGGCCCTTAAACCATATCGGGCTTATCAGGTAG
- the ylqF gene encoding ribosome biogenesis GTPase YlqF, translated as MPAGIKSLRQYLKVVDIVLEVADARLPAASRYPDLGTILGNRTRILVLTRADLADPVATARWLEVFQAGGTPAVALNARTGEGMRALRQQLAGTAKEKREKLAQKGLRARPLRVMALGIPNVGKSSLLNRLAGRGAARTGDRPGITRGPQWIRIEDNMELLDTPGVLWSHWQEPGTALWLGAIGCVPEGILPVTEIAGLVGAFLIGKAPEVLVTRYGITRQEAEGTDLLEAIGRRRGYLLPGGTVDQEKTALALVNDFRAGYLGRFTLELPCK; from the coding sequence ATGCCGGCAGGAATAAAGTCCTTGCGCCAGTACCTGAAGGTTGTTGACATTGTGTTGGAAGTAGCCGATGCCCGGCTGCCTGCTGCCAGCCGTTACCCTGATCTGGGGACAATCCTTGGCAACAGGACGCGGATTCTGGTTTTAACCAGGGCCGACCTGGCCGACCCCGTGGCCACAGCGCGCTGGCTGGAAGTCTTCCAGGCGGGGGGGACGCCGGCCGTAGCCCTCAATGCCCGGACGGGGGAGGGTATGCGGGCTTTACGCCAGCAACTGGCCGGCACAGCGAAGGAAAAAAGGGAAAAACTGGCTCAAAAGGGGTTGCGGGCACGGCCATTAAGGGTGATGGCCCTGGGGATTCCCAATGTCGGTAAATCTTCCCTGTTAAATCGCCTGGCGGGACGGGGGGCGGCCCGTACCGGTGACCGGCCCGGGATTACCCGCGGGCCCCAGTGGATCCGTATTGAGGACAATATGGAACTCTTAGATACCCCGGGTGTCCTCTGGTCCCACTGGCAGGAACCGGGGACGGCCCTGTGGTTGGGAGCCATTGGCTGTGTCCCGGAGGGTATCCTGCCCGTTACCGAGATAGCCGGCCTGGTGGGCGCATTTTTAATCGGCAAAGCCCCGGAAGTCCTGGTGACAAGATACGGTATCACCAGGCAGGAGGCAGAGGGTACTGATTTACTCGAGGCCATCGGTCGCCGGCGGGGTTATCTTCTGCCCGGCGGTACAGTTGACCAGGAAAAGACGGCCCTGGCCCTGGTTAATGATTTCCGGGCAGG